Proteins encoded by one window of Vitis vinifera cultivar Pinot Noir 40024 chromosome 10, ASM3070453v1:
- the LOC104878696 gene encoding protein PYRICULARIA ORYZAE RESISTANCE 21, translating to MAEVTKMKLKVVNLGCKRCYKKIKKLLFKFPEIRDQTFIEKEDTVIIKVVCSYPEMIRTKLFYKGSDTIKSIEVIPPEKPPPPPPPPPPTPVRTPVPEYPEFIYPIGVYCKSCYGGRDGGPYHHGYGIQHQPPSYNEYVRPVPSYDGWASGCRCDRSYGCRSEFDIEENPTCTIM from the exons ATGGCAGAG GTTACGAAAATGAAGCTGAAGGTTGTTAATCTAGGGTGTAAACGCTGCTACAAGAAGATCAAGAAACTGCTCTTTAAATTTCCTG AAATACGAGACCAGACTTTCATTGAGAAGGAAGACACGGTGATAATCAAAGTAGTATGCAGCTACCCTGAGATGATCAGAACGAAGCTTTTCTACAAAGGTAGCGATACCATCAAGAGTATCGAGGTTATACCACCCGAGAAGCCACCGCCACCGCCACCGCCACCGCCACCGACACCGGTGCGAACTCCAGTACCAGAGTATCCAGAATTCATCTATCCAATTGGAGTGTACTGTAAGTCATGCTATGGGGGACGTGATGGTGGCCCCTACCACCATGGATATGGGATTCAGCACCAACCACCATCTTATAATGAATATGTAAGGCCAGTGCCATCCTATGATGGCTGGGCTTCTGGGTGTCGCTGTGACAGAAGCTATGGTTGCCGCAGTGAATTCGATATTGAAGAAAATCCCACATGCACCATCATGTGA